Proteins encoded in a region of the Candidatus Binataceae bacterium genome:
- the aroC gene encoding chorismate synthase, whose product MNREDRKALWLFRQEVMSMLRFLTAGESHGPELVAVMEGVPAGFEIDVTKINHDLARRQKGYGRGGRMLIEKDEVHPVSGIRFGRTIGSPVTLIIINRDFKSWEKRMSADPQDRGEAKAVTRPRPGHADLAGVLKYNLEDIRDILERASARETTARVAIGAFAKQFIAPFGIDVLGYVVSIGATVAKMPDQSSLAELRAATEESAVRVANAEAERAIIEEIDACKNTGDTLGGVVEVVATGIPVGLGSHVQWDRKLDGRLAHALMSLQATKGVEFGSGFEAGRVRGSALHDEIGFDTAERRFTRRSNNSGGTEGGMSTGEPLRVRVAFKPLSTLMQPLRSVDIRSKEEAEGTIERSDVCAVPAAAVIAESVVAFELANAFLEKFGGDSLAEITRNYQGYLKQVRDF is encoded by the coding sequence TTGAATCGTGAAGACCGGAAGGCACTCTGGCTGTTCCGGCAGGAAGTCATGTCGATGCTGCGCTTTTTGACTGCCGGCGAATCACACGGCCCCGAGCTGGTAGCGGTGATGGAAGGAGTTCCGGCAGGCTTTGAAATCGACGTCACGAAAATCAACCATGACCTGGCACGGCGCCAGAAAGGCTATGGCCGCGGCGGCCGGATGTTGATTGAAAAGGACGAGGTGCATCCGGTTTCCGGCATCCGCTTTGGCCGGACAATTGGCAGCCCGGTCACCTTGATCATCATCAACCGCGATTTCAAGAGTTGGGAGAAGCGGATGTCGGCTGATCCGCAAGATCGGGGTGAGGCGAAGGCAGTTACGCGGCCGCGTCCCGGTCACGCCGACCTGGCGGGGGTGCTGAAGTACAATCTCGAGGATATCCGGGACATCCTCGAACGCGCATCGGCGCGGGAAACCACCGCTCGCGTCGCAATCGGCGCGTTCGCCAAGCAATTTATCGCACCTTTCGGCATTGACGTTCTGGGTTATGTCGTAAGCATCGGCGCCACCGTCGCAAAAATGCCAGACCAGTCGAGCTTGGCCGAGTTGCGGGCGGCGACCGAGGAGTCGGCGGTGCGGGTCGCCAATGCGGAAGCCGAGCGCGCGATCATCGAAGAGATCGATGCATGCAAAAATACCGGTGATACTCTGGGCGGGGTGGTCGAGGTGGTGGCGACCGGAATTCCGGTCGGACTCGGCAGTCACGTCCAGTGGGATCGCAAACTCGATGGGCGCCTGGCCCATGCGCTAATGAGCTTGCAGGCCACCAAAGGAGTCGAATTCGGGAGCGGATTCGAGGCCGGCCGGGTGCGCGGATCGGCGCTGCACGACGAGATTGGATTCGACACCGCGGAGCGGCGCTTCACACGCCGCTCTAACAACTCGGGCGGTACTGAAGGCGGTATGTCCACCGGGGAACCGCTACGCGTGCGGGTAGCATTTAAACCGCTCTCCACCCTGATGCAGCCCCTCCGGTCGGTCGATATCCGCAGCAAGGAGGAAGCCGAAGGAACCATCGAGCGCTCCGACGTGTGCGCGGTTCCCGCGGCCGCGGTAATTGCGGAGTCGGTGGTGGCGTTTGAGCTCGCCAATGCGTTCCTCGAGAAATTCGGCGGCGATTCGCTGGCTGAAATTACGCGCAACTATCAGGGCTATCTCAAACAGGTCCGCGACTTCTGA
- a CDS encoding shikimate kinase: MTAKLIITGFMATGKSAAGHLVARRLGWQFADTDLVIAARAGKSVPEIFAQHGEAHFRTLEREAIATLTSSRRHCAQCGNPRPAVISTGGGALVDEQNCSLLKQAGIVVCLTARPETIAARVGSSAARRPKLTEGGQPLEQRIRTLMAERASAYARADVSIDTSDLPLEQVAERLIDLFVLREQSRCKPSA; the protein is encoded by the coding sequence ATGACTGCCAAGCTGATCATTACCGGGTTCATGGCGACCGGCAAAAGCGCGGCTGGCCATCTCGTGGCAAGGCGACTTGGATGGCAATTCGCTGACACCGACCTGGTAATAGCGGCGCGTGCCGGAAAGTCGGTTCCGGAGATCTTTGCGCAACATGGCGAAGCGCACTTTCGCACCTTGGAGCGCGAAGCAATCGCCACGCTCACCTCCTCGCGCCGTCACTGCGCGCAGTGCGGCAATCCACGGCCCGCGGTTATCTCGACCGGAGGCGGCGCCCTGGTAGATGAGCAGAACTGCTCTCTGTTGAAGCAAGCCGGAATCGTCGTATGCCTTACAGCGCGCCCCGAGACCATCGCCGCCCGGGTGGGCAGCTCCGCGGCCCGCCGTCCGAAGCTGACCGAAGGTGGTCAGCCCTTGGAACAACGAATCCGTACCTTGATGGCGGAGCGAGCTAGCGCCTACGCTCGCGCCGACGTCAGCATCGACACCTCCGATCTTCCTCTCGAGCAGGTAGCCGAACGTTTAATCGATTTGTTCGTGCTGAGAGAACAATCGCGATGCAAACCTTCCGCGTAG
- the aroB gene encoding 3-dehydroquinate synthase yields MQTFRVELGPASHPVHVGDAILDRLGELSRAAGIKPGPVALVTDSNVARHYSARAAGALEKSGFVPKLVVVPAGEASKSSAVLQDLYDQMIRAEIDRNGSIFALGGGVVGDLGGFAAASYLRGIAVVQIPTTLVAQVDSSLGGKTGVNHPRAKNLIGAFHQPRAIIADVRTLITLPEREFREGLAEAIKYGAILDAAMLTDLERDLDRILARDLGILEALVARSLRLKAAVVTADEREAGLRKVLNFGHTIGHALETSAGYGTYLHGEAVAIGMAAAATLSEKFAGLSTDEGSRLVRLLQRSGLPTEMPPKFRTPDFVAALRLDKKRLESAIEFVLLQRLGKASTKPLDFDQIVAVLTS; encoded by the coding sequence ATGCAAACCTTCCGCGTAGAACTCGGTCCGGCATCGCACCCCGTCCATGTAGGCGACGCGATCCTGGACCGGCTGGGCGAGCTTTCCAGAGCTGCGGGCATCAAACCCGGACCGGTTGCATTGGTTACTGACTCCAACGTGGCGCGCCACTATTCAGCGCGCGCCGCTGGCGCGCTTGAGAAAAGCGGCTTCGTACCGAAGCTCGTGGTAGTTCCCGCGGGCGAGGCGAGCAAGTCTTCCGCGGTCCTTCAGGACCTCTATGACCAGATGATCCGGGCCGAGATCGATCGCAACGGCTCGATCTTCGCGCTGGGTGGCGGCGTGGTTGGCGATCTCGGAGGATTCGCGGCAGCGTCCTACCTGCGCGGGATCGCGGTGGTGCAGATTCCCACCACGCTGGTCGCCCAGGTTGACTCGTCACTCGGCGGCAAAACCGGCGTCAATCATCCGCGAGCGAAGAATCTCATCGGCGCGTTTCACCAACCCAGGGCGATCATCGCGGATGTCCGCACGTTAATCACTCTGCCGGAGCGTGAGTTTCGGGAAGGCCTGGCCGAAGCAATCAAATACGGCGCCATCCTGGATGCGGCAATGCTCACGGACCTAGAACGTGACCTCGACCGCATCTTGGCGCGTGATTTGGGGATTCTCGAGGCCCTGGTCGCGCGATCGCTGCGCCTGAAAGCCGCGGTGGTTACTGCTGACGAGCGCGAAGCTGGGCTTCGCAAGGTCCTTAATTTCGGTCACACGATAGGACACGCGCTCGAAACGAGCGCCGGCTATGGAACCTATCTGCACGGCGAGGCGGTCGCGATCGGAATGGCAGCGGCAGCGACGCTCTCCGAGAAATTCGCTGGGCTTAGCACCGACGAGGGCTCTCGTCTGGTCCGTTTGCTCCAGCGTAGCGGGCTGCCGACCGAAATGCCGCCAAAGTTTCGCACCCCGGATTTTGTGGCAGCTCTACGGCTGGACAAAAAGCGCTTGGAAAGCGCGATCGAATTCGTGCTTTTGCAGCGCCTCGGCAAAGCCAGCACCAAGCCGCTAGATTTCGACCAGATTGTGGCAGTTCTCACCAGCTGA